A single region of the Austwickia chelonae genome encodes:
- the ruvC gene encoding crossover junction endodeoxyribonuclease RuvC translates to MRVLGVDPGLTRCGLGVVEGGAGKPLRMVDVGVVRTPSTDDIPQRLLAVQIEIERWIDLHRPDAIAVERVFARHDVSTIMGTAQASAIPMLAAARLQIPLALHTPSEMKAAVTGNGRADKAQVTSMITRILRLKEAPRPADAADALALAVCHIWRGGAHDRIAEAMARQRATINRVPRRAPRTGKVT, encoded by the coding sequence ATGCGGGTGCTCGGCGTCGATCCCGGTCTGACTCGATGTGGGCTGGGTGTCGTCGAGGGCGGCGCAGGGAAGCCGTTACGCATGGTCGACGTCGGTGTGGTGCGTACTCCCAGCACTGACGACATCCCACAGCGGCTGCTCGCCGTGCAGATCGAGATCGAACGATGGATCGACCTGCACCGGCCCGACGCCATCGCGGTGGAACGGGTCTTCGCCCGCCATGACGTGTCGACCATCATGGGTACCGCTCAAGCCAGCGCGATCCCGATGCTGGCGGCTGCGCGCTTGCAGATACCGTTGGCATTGCACACTCCGAGCGAGATGAAGGCTGCGGTCACCGGGAACGGTCGGGCGGACAAGGCCCAGGTGACATCGATGATCACTCGTATTCTCCGGTTGAAGGAAGCACCACGTCCGGCCGACGCCGCCGATGCACTGGCCTTGGCTGTCTGTCATATCTGGCGAGGTGGGGCACATGATCGCATCGCAGAGGCCATGGCGAGACAACGTGCCACGATCAACCGGGTGCCCCGACGTGCCCCTCGGACAGGAAAGGTGACCTGA
- the ruvA gene encoding Holliday junction branch migration protein RuvA has translation MIASVQGTVSHVGLDHVVVQVGGFGMVTQVTPRTAMQLRHGEETLLHTSMIVREDSMTLYGFGNYEERVLFDVVQTVSGVGPRLALAMLSVHSPDDLRRAISGGEITTLMKVPGIGKKGAERLLLELRDKVTALPTKDAQEDAPVEQDDSWRDQVREALTGLGWSTKQADTALEKVSADLTGTPRVPEVLRAALRELGR, from the coding sequence ATGATCGCTTCGGTGCAGGGAACGGTGTCCCACGTGGGGCTCGACCACGTCGTGGTCCAGGTCGGCGGGTTCGGGATGGTGACCCAGGTCACGCCGCGCACGGCGATGCAACTCCGACACGGTGAGGAAACCCTCCTGCACACGTCGATGATCGTGCGTGAAGACTCCATGACTCTTTACGGATTCGGGAACTACGAAGAAAGGGTGCTCTTCGACGTGGTGCAGACCGTTTCCGGTGTGGGGCCGCGTCTGGCTCTGGCCATGCTGTCGGTGCACTCCCCGGACGACCTGCGCCGCGCGATCTCCGGGGGAGAGATCACCACCCTGATGAAGGTCCCGGGCATAGGCAAGAAGGGCGCCGAGCGTCTGTTGTTGGAGCTTCGTGACAAGGTCACGGCTCTGCCGACCAAAGATGCACAGGAAGACGCCCCTGTTGAGCAGGACGACTCCTGGCGTGACCAGGTGAGAGAAGCCCTGACCGGGCTGGGCTGGTCGACGAAGCAGGCCGACACCGCACTGGAGAAGGTGTCAGCGGATCTGACCGGGACTCCTCGGGTTCCCGAAGTCCTCCGGGCTGCCTTGCGGGAGCTAGGCCGGTGA
- the ruvB gene encoding Holliday junction branch migration DNA helicase RuvB, translated as MTAPEAGGLHEDLRYEDGSHDVTARVVDPVLRPEEDEEIVEAALRPRRLAEFPGQTRVCDQLGLVLEAARRRGTPPDHVLLSGPPGLGKTTLAMIVAAEMGAQIRVTSGPAIQHAGDLAAILSSLEEGEVLFLDEIHRMSRPAEEMLYLAMEDFRVDIIVGKGAGATAIPLELPTFTVVGATTRAGLLPAPLRDRFGFTAHLDYYDEADLLKIVRRSARLLGVDSDDAGVAEIARRSRGTPRIANRLLRRVRDWAQVHGGHVVNHEAATAALSLFDVDPRGLDRLDRAVLSALCLRFGGGPVGLTTLAVAVGEEPDTVETVAEPYLVREGFMIRTPRGRAASGLAWSHLGLTPPPETVGRIPGTATGQGMPGKPGDTGGRLGSGQEVL; from the coding sequence GTGACCGCCCCCGAGGCTGGAGGGCTCCACGAGGATCTGCGCTACGAAGATGGGTCTCACGACGTCACGGCGCGAGTGGTCGACCCCGTTCTCCGCCCGGAGGAGGACGAAGAGATTGTCGAAGCCGCCTTACGTCCTCGGCGGCTGGCCGAGTTCCCCGGGCAGACCAGGGTGTGCGATCAACTGGGGCTGGTTCTGGAAGCAGCTCGCAGACGTGGCACTCCGCCGGATCACGTGTTGCTCTCCGGCCCTCCCGGGCTCGGCAAGACCACCTTGGCGATGATCGTCGCAGCTGAGATGGGTGCCCAGATCCGGGTGACCAGCGGACCTGCGATCCAACATGCCGGAGACCTGGCGGCCATCCTGTCCAGCTTGGAAGAGGGCGAGGTGCTCTTCCTCGACGAGATCCACCGGATGTCCCGGCCAGCCGAGGAGATGCTCTACCTGGCGATGGAGGACTTCAGGGTCGACATCATCGTCGGTAAAGGAGCAGGAGCCACCGCCATTCCTCTGGAGCTACCGACCTTCACGGTGGTCGGTGCTACGACGAGAGCCGGGTTGCTGCCTGCTCCGCTGCGTGACCGTTTCGGTTTCACCGCACATCTCGACTACTACGACGAGGCGGACCTGCTCAAGATCGTCCGTCGTTCGGCCCGGTTGCTCGGCGTCGACTCCGATGATGCCGGAGTCGCTGAGATCGCCCGGCGTTCGAGGGGGACCCCCCGGATCGCGAACCGCTTGCTCCGACGGGTCCGGGACTGGGCGCAGGTGCACGGCGGTCATGTGGTGAACCATGAGGCGGCCACTGCGGCTCTTTCACTGTTCGATGTCGACCCTCGAGGACTGGACCGCCTGGATCGGGCTGTTCTTTCTGCCTTGTGTCTTCGCTTCGGCGGTGGACCGGTCGGTCTGACGACCTTGGCCGTCGCGGTCGGCGAGGAACCGGATACCGTCGAGACGGTCGCCGAACCGTACCTGGTGCGTGAAGGATTCATGATCCGGACGCCTCGCGGTCGGGCGGCATCGGGGCTCGCATGGTCCCACCTGGGGCTCACTCCGCCGCCCGAGACGGTGGGACGGATACCAGGCACCGCCACAGGGCAGGGGATGCCCGGGAAGCCAGGGGATACCGGGGGACGGCTGGGCAGTGGTCAGG